The following DNA comes from Magnolia sinica isolate HGM2019 chromosome 18, MsV1, whole genome shotgun sequence.
TGAAAGAATGACTAACATCCGTCAATTATATGAATCACATCGtaagaaaataatttttagtGAACAGACACCGTTATATATTATcaggttttgtgggccacacataaatcGTATCAACATGGGGTTATCATCTTCCAATAATATAAATGGAGGATCACAAAGAAATGAATGAATTGGATCCATCTTCCAATGGCCCAATGACAAGTCCCATCCCTTGGGATGAGTGCCACGTAATTGTTTATGCACACACAAAAGCTACACTAGTGTTGAATCCAAAGCGGGGGTAATTTTGTctcaatatcttttttttttttaaataataataatttaacgCACTGCTTTGGTCAAAATCCCTTTACTAATCCACGAAAGTTTGTGTGGCATCGACTCTATCGGTGCCAGCCGCTTGTACAGGGCCTCTTGGGCAGAGCAattgcatggtgggccaccacctgATTCGACAGCTTGGATGTGGGTTTTGCATGAATCTGCAAAATAAATTGAATTTTCAGAATGTCAGATAGATGGTAGTGAGTCAGCAAGTTGGTGGGTCATGGATACcatatttaaaataatggaatccaaggaaatagaaaagaagattagCATCTGGATTCGTGATCGTGAAAAACTCTGCTCATATGGACTCCTCTTCGTATACCAACCTGAATTCTCCCCCTCAACAAACATCCCCTCCTACTTCTAGCTAACTGCTTTACCTTATTTAACGGTCATTATCCAAAGGTTCCCACCACACCAAATCGCAACCCTTGGAAACCAAGTTGCCTAACCTTATTTCTCACTCAACAGATATAGTGCACCTGCAAGCCTTGTTCATAACTTCAGGTAAAATGACCAAGATGCCCATTCCACTGGAGTTACCATGACACACATGAGCTTGGCCCAGGAACGGACCGAGCCAATAAAAAATGGCCTGGCTGGTGTAGTGGGCCCTGTCCAATCATCGAGTGGGCCACTGCCATAGAAACAGAATGTGGGCTAGGGCTAACGGGGCGGAGCCCATTGTCAGAACCCCTGATCaaaatccaaattcatataaatGAAATGTGTTTTTATttcaatcagatgatcctagccatctgattagTAGACTTTATTGTGAATTACAGTAATTAACGGTTTACACCACTGGATGGCCCATGTGTGATAGATCCAGGCCTTTTATCAGGTAGTGTACATTGTGAACGTGCACTGTACCAAAAAATAACATCGACCGTTGATGATGCAGCTCACAACTgcacaagaaaaaaagaagcgtACAAGTggcttattttattttgcaggaagttcctgcgctggaaacacaggtggggcctactgtgatgtttgtgagaaatctaccccgtccatccattttgtgatctcATTTTCGGACTTGAGTCCAAAAGtgaacaggatccaagactcaagtgggcctcactaaaggaaaaggtgggtagggaaattcgtacctttgaaacctccctgaggccatatttaaatgccatccataccgttcataacgtcatttttaccatgatgaactgaaaacacaaatattaccctaattcaaaacttctgtggctccacgaatatttcaactgtggacgtttaatcctcacgttttcggcccacttgagtattagatcccgctcatttttggtcccatatactaaaatgagctcacaaaatggatggacggggtagatttctcacaaacatccacGGTAAGCCCCACATAGGTTTCCagagcaggaacttcctgcgaaagtccCTCCTATCCAGATGGCACATTCACCACTATCAAATAACATAGAAGGAACGGTCCACATAATCCCGCAATCTCTATCATCTTATAACGAGCCAAGGATATTTTCGACATTTCCGGACAAAATCAGTTGAGCCTTCGTCTTCCACCTCCTCCGACCTAAAACAACAGTCCAACCCACAAAAGAGACTCGTTTGTATAATAGCTATACTATCATATCCTCTCCCACAATGATGATGAAGAGAAATAAAACAGCCAGATAAGATGAACGGCGCGCTTCTAGTGCTACCAGATATCCTATATGATCAGACGGTGGAAAACATCACAACCACATTCTTCAAATGCACCCGATGGCAGTTTGAAGAAACCACAGACCCCATCAACTGCCCCTACCATTACTTCTGCGATAGTACCTACGCCGGAAATTACCCACCTCTTATCGATTTTTCAGTGCTTTTCTTCTTCACAGCTTCCTTCCTTTTGACGGTAGCTTTCACTgtatccgacatcaaacgaagcTCGACCGCCGCTCGTTTAAGTCACCGGAAGAGGCGGTATTGGTTACCGTCTGGCCCAGTCGCCCTCCCATTCATCCTCCTAGCCTTTGCCAAGGGTCACCGGATAAACACCGCTTTCCCTCTCTCAAACACGGGGCCCGCCATCCTCCAGCTAGTCCTAGTCTCTGCGCTCGCCTTCGAGAACATGGGTGAGAAGAGCATGAAGTATGTTTTATTCGAAGCATCGACGGTTTCGGGAATCTTGCATGCAAGCTTGTATCTGGATTCTGTCATCTTGCCTTACTACACAGGGTTGGAAGCTATAGTGCTTTCGAGCTTTTCGGGCGAGTGTGGATCTTGTGTTTGTCGTAGAGAGGCTCTGATTGCTGGTGGGAGCTTGGTTTTGTATAGGGGTTGGTCGGCTACAACGTTTTCTGTCGTCGGTACTCTGTGTTCGAGGATGGTTTGTGCATTGGTTGGGGAAGACAGAGGAAGTGGAATGATGAAGAAGGTGTTGGAAGGTCTGGGTTGGATCTTGATTTCAGCGGATGCAGTTTATCTCATTAGGTATTCTCCACGATCTGGGTTTCTTGAACAGGCTGCCTATGGAGGTGTTTGTGTTTTGATTTTGCTTCAGTTGTTGAAGAAGATGTGTAATATGTTGGGTTGCACGAAGACATTTCGTTCAAAGGAAATCGATATGGAATTGCAACAGTCGAATAGTATGGTGGCGGGAATATGAATATGAATTTTGtaaatttcatttttattggATTTGGATTTCTGGCTAAGACATGAAACATAACCCGAATGGGATTTTGCCTGCCTGGCCCACTGTATGGGGGTATCTATTCCCTCTTCAGTTGTATTTGTTCAGATCAACGGCTGGTGTTCATAAAGAAGATTAATAATTAATGGGAAAGAAGATTATGTACACTGTCCAATTGTTGGTTGAGATCTAGGCAtcgatctggtgggccccaccgtggattGGGGCCACCTTTGTGGGGATGACTTACAGATAAACAGTAAGCCGAATAGAAAGGCATTCTTAGAATTGTACGGATAATCAGTAGGGCTTATTCACTTGGGCCCAGCCCTTGATTTTGGACGGGCCCACTATTATGTCTACGTAAGATTTATTCCGAGCATTAGACGTTTAATCTCATGTTAGGCccagagccaaaaaaaaaaatcaggcttaCCTGTGAttacatcaaaaaaaaaaaagttgggagaAAAATAATAATCTACCCTTGATTtctggggcctaccgtgatgattatatgaaatccactccaatcattagatgtcaaaataaaatttatttttgaaaccCAAACATCAGgcccatccgtgattcaggtgggccacaatttggaAAGTAAGTGTCATCCTGTATGATGTTTCTAATTGTGTTATCCGCCAAAATCAAGGATGGAGTTGATATTTTAGCCCTTGGCCTAACATAGGGTGACACACTTGATagttagggtggatttcacataaacactaaGGTGGGGCCACCTGAGCCAACTGACACCTTCCTTCTACCTCTATTTTTAATGTTAATTAACCATTAATTAATAGCCATTTTGTTAGCTGGTTTAAATAATCATTTTCTAATTAAGCTAGTTGGACATTCGACCGGCTAGATTTGAGGCTAACCAAGACCAATGGTCTGGAGCCCGAACCATGGGCCCAGCGCATATGTAAGTCTGCGGGCCATCAACAGGAAGAGAATACCATCAATATTGTCGTTGTGGTCGTCATTAGCATCTTCTGCAGCTTATCCTAGGGATCCGCTTAATAGACTATTAAGGGCCGTAATTTTCTGTAAGACCCTGATTTCTGCGTGTCACTGTCCCTGCTTGTTTTATTCTtcaatgggacgcggattagctactgaacccggCAGCAGCGAatttcgctactgaagtgacgtcaccacgtttggtgggtcccaccatgatgtatgtactgttgtatccacaccgttcatccatttggagagatcattttagagtatgagacaaagaatgaggtagatccaaagatcaattgaaccccaccgtagaaaacagtggggacaatgacacctaccattgaaaccttcatagggcccaccatgacatttatttgagatccaaccagttcataagttaacatagacatggaACAAGGGaagtcacaaatatcagcttgatcgaaaaacttacgtggatacaatacatacatttggAGATTTATCAAGCGGGGATTCCCTTATCCTTTATGTCAAGGATGATTGTTGGGGAGATTATCGAGAGCGGGTTTCCTAGGAGACTCATGATGACTTACATTACACACATTGAATATCTCATACATGGTAACATCATACTTATCCTACGAATATATAATCATGGTATGATATCTTGTTATATGTCACATGTCTCTATCTTATCTGTTGTAAATTCATTAACTCTTGTATCTTTATTTGATTTGTGTTAAGGTGTATTTTAATTACCTCTATTGAGTAGATATCAAACTTGTGGTAGAAATGATCTCATCAGGCTTTTAGTTCACCAAATTAACAACCATATAGGTTTTCAAGATGAAGGACTAGATGAGGAGAAATATTTGGATGGGTACTTTCTTCATAAATTTATTCATAGACATGTCTTTCCAAAAGCACTGTAATAGACTTTTAGTAGAAGACTTGAATGAGAAGTAGAAGtgatgatcagtatgtttagattagagatttaagttttaaagctttaaatttgaattatcattctttgtattatttaATTTTAACATAGTTTAGATATATAGTGGTTTGAATATTAATGTAAATGTATGTAGCAATATATAAAACTTAATTCACACCTTGAGACTTGAGATTAAAGTCACCATACTTGAACTCCAAATTTCAAGGCGTGACACCCATAAAACTTAGAGCTTGGCCATGTAGTGCGATGGAGGAGCAAATTAGGTGCAACCCAATCTCACCTACTTGTTGGCCTTGGCCGCCCATATGCTttaaaagcttattttaaggcatgagcccaaaaataaagtagatccaactcTTAGGTGGACTATAGCATAAGAAACATTAGtgattaccattaaaaatttcccaaggcccaccataatgtttattaccatccaacatgttaataaggtcacatggacatggatgaatggaaaaaacaaatatcaaaaccGGCACTAAGTTGGACTTGCACCTGGGACATCGTGGATTTTGCTTCTGGAGCATCACGTACATGTAGCAACGTAGGCAGCCCCCCAAAACCATCGAAACCACTTCCGCCTTCAAGCTCTTGTTATACCCATTGCTGCCGTCGGATATAATGCTGGATGCGGTTGATGCAGAAGAAGTCTCACTCGAAGTCGAACTAGATGAAACTGGGATCTCTTCAACATTTGCGACCTGTCAGGAATCTCATTTCCCAAGTCCACAGAATCCGGGGAGGACGGCTGAGATTCGATATGCGCTGGGGCCACTGATAATGATTCGTTTGTTTCGTGCTTACTATAACTAACCTCATTAGTAGAATGCTTGCTTTTGTGCTTTGATTGTTCTTCCATGTAATATGCAACTCGAACCAAGCAACCTACATGTGCAATGTTATTTACTGTTACATATCTCTCAAAACAAGAAGACACCCAATTAAATTCCAGGGCACACAGAAAATCCCTATGCCCTCGAGACAGATGATCTGCTCTCCTATCTACGTACTCACAGAAAATCCCATTCTTTCTAATTATTGTAAAATACAAAGTTTTacaatatgtatgtatgtgtgtgtcaaaaaaaaaaaaaaaaggcttctgTTTGAGTACTTTTCAGATTACAAATGGATAAAGCTGTTAATCATGGGGTTTCCTAGTATTATATCACCATGGGCATATATAGTAGTACATCTATATGCAAGCACTTGTGCGAAGATTGCAGATGTGTATGAGAAACTGACtgcgtttggattgtaagttacttaagataagctagttatgcctcaagtagcttatcttgatttctattaTTAAACTGAGGTGATTAGATAACTTcaaataaaaaagttacttatataaGTGATACTAAACCAAACTTACTcatctcaaataagttatttatctacTATCGTAAGtaggaaaagtaacttatttggtggtatccaaacaggcgcTAAGTTGGACAGACCAATGAAATCTTTAGCTCGAAAATCAAGTTGCACCCTTGATCTCATATTCCACAACAAcgtgcaaaacaaatggacaactaAAACAATTTCTTCTAGTCATCTAGTTGCTTTCATACCGGCTCACCTGAGGAGTGAAATGGCTTGATCTTCAGGCCAGAAGATATCAACTGTGACCTatgtgatggaaagctcagatcttgttatgagagagagagagagagagagagagagagagagagagagagaggctcctAGAGGCACCTCTTACTGTATCTCCAATCCTAGTAGAGATACACAAACACAAGAAGATAAAAGGTGCACCAAAGGTCCCTTGTTAGACTCATTTATTGTTTGGCAACTTAGACATCAATCTCTCCCAATTTTTCTTCCAAGCTCATAACTCCTTTGTTGCTATATTTCCACCGTAAACAAATCAAAGGGTCCTGACCAACCCCATTTAAGTAGACAACAAGACAAACGTCCACTACCTAACTATCACATTACCCATGTGACACATACCGTTAACGTTGCCAATGATCGGTGACTTCGCACTGTATGGGGCCATACTTCTCTAATCCGGATCATTGATCTATTGCATTCTattatggatggaccatgcctgaAATGTTTCTACATTTGAAGATCCCAGCTACCAATTTTGGGAGTTTTCTCATCTTATTTGGATCATTAGTGTATCGCTTCTTAGCCTTAtatttgtaggccactgattGAAAGGTTAAATTTGTCTTATTGAGGAGACTTTTTGGCgattggtatatccacagtcaGATGCAGCAGACCAGCAGCCTGGATTGgggaacggattagctactgcccctgacaccagcccccgtggctgatggtcggtgctctgtgggccccaacatgatgtacgtgtttcatccattccgttcatccatttttacagatcattttagtgcttgatacaaaCAATtctagggatataaatcttagttgggccacaccacaggacaaaaataatgaatggatattcacaattaaaatcctcctaaggcccactgtactgtttatttgacatccaatctgttgatttggtcataaagacccagatgaagggaaaaaataaatatcagcttgatccaaaacttttatggcccccaaaacgtttttaatgatcAAAACTCATTCAACattttttcctgtaatgtagtccacttgagatttagatatatttcattttttttatcatatcataaaatgatatataaaagtagatggatggcatggatgacacacatacatcatggtgggccccacagagcaccgaccaccagccaatggttggtgtcagggggagtagccaatctgttccccctGGACTGCCAAAAATTAACTGGGTCCATTTGTCAGAAAACCGATAACGTAACGGGAgcgaattaggtgttacccgggtatcacttagtgggtgttacccttactgtggggcccacattgatgatgtgttttatatccactccgtccatcagtttttccagcccattttagtataggtccccaaatttatctagatccaaatctcaggtgtaccacactacaggaaacagtggcgattgagtgcctcaccattaaaaattcaaaagggcTGTTTGTAtggttttcataatgtttatttccaatcGAATCTCTTGATAATATCAAGAAGATCTAGGTGAAgggaaaatccaaatatcagcttgatcgaaaactttcgtggcccacaaagttttttCAATTGTCATtaatcactgtttctagtggtatggtccacctgatatttggatctttctAAGGTTTGGGATAGCGTCCTAAAAGGAGAtgtaaaaaacaaatggacggcatggattgaaagCGTCTGGTCGTGGATCCTTTGGACGTCAGTATAAAAGATGCATATGGTGAGTCACGGACGAGGTCACAACATGCTTAATAC
Coding sequences within:
- the LOC131232784 gene encoding uncharacterized protein LOC131232784, producing MNGALLVLPDILYDQTVENITTTFFKCTRWQFEETTDPINCPYHYFCDSTYAGNYPPLIDFSVLFFFTASFLLTVAFTVSDIKRSSTAARLSHRKRRYWLPSGPVALPFILLAFAKGHRINTAFPLSNTGPAILQLVLVSALAFENMGEKSMKYVLFEASTVSGILHASLYLDSVILPYYTGLEAIVLSSFSGECGSCVCRREALIAGGSLVLYRGWSATTFSVVGTLCSRMVCALVGEDRGSGMMKKVLEGLGWILISADAVYLIRYSPRSGFLEQAAYGGVCVLILLQLLKKMCNMLGCTKTFRSKEIDMELQQSNSMVAGI